The Phocoena sinus isolate mPhoSin1 chromosome 18, mPhoSin1.pri, whole genome shotgun sequence DNA window AGGTGGTGGTGACACTGCTcttccagggaccacacttggagaaccccTGCTCTAGGGGCCTGGGTGTGGCCTGGGCATTGGGACCTGCTGGTCCCGGTAATGATGAGATGTCTAGCCCTGCTGATATGAGTTGTGCCAGCCCACTTGGCAAACTTTCGTAGCCACAGCCAGTTTTCATTTAAATGCTTTCTGTAGTTTTGAGTGGTTTACACAGGTGCTGGTTCGTGAAACAGCACCTCCACTACACACACACTGACCCCATGTGGTAGATGTCATAGTCCCTATTGTTACAGgcaaggaaaatgaggctcaggcGTGGGTGTGAATCCTCAGCAGGACGCTTCTCCCTCCTGAGTCCCTGAGCTCGGGCGTCTGTGCTCTGAGCCCGGCTCTGGAACATCCCTGGCTGGTTCAGTCCTCAGAATTCAGATTTCCCTCTTTGTAAGTCACACCCATCATCGCCTTGTCTGAATACAGAGCCATCACCCTCCTCCCGTGGCAGTGCTGGAAGCCGGCAGTGCACTGGGCCTCGGCTTTCCCCGACCCATTGTTGCTGCTTCCGGCCGGAGCTCACGATCTCGTCCTCTTTCCTGATCCTGTTTTGTTCCCAAATGCCCTCCGGATGTGACTTCCTCCTTTCTGTTTCCAGGTGCTCAGCACAAACCAGCCCCAAGCAGCTTTGGATGTGAGGAGCCTGGTGTGCAGCGAGGACAGGTGATGAGAAATGCTTGGGAGGATGGCCAAGAAGGATTTGTAATGTCCGGAGTCAGACAGGTCTGCAGCCCTGCTGGCCTGGCCGCTCTCCACGGAGGAAGCCCCTGGCTGTGAGGGCAGCAAACTGCAGGCTGGCCAGGCCCTCTCTTGCCACCTCCATGCCCTTTGATGAGGGCTGGGTTAGTGCAAACAGGGTGTGTGAGCTTTTCACCCCAGCCAGGTGTGGACATGAGCTGTGGGCTCCTGTGAGAGGTACTCAGGGTGCAGAGATGGGCCTTTCAGCTGAGGTCCTGCACCTTCAATCCACAGGCCCCAAGAGCAGACTTGCAAATTCTTCCAGCTTTTAAACACCATTCCTGCCCCAGCTGCAGGCAGGAAGCACCCTCCACCACGAGCACCACGTCCCCAGGATCGATGTTCAGTGCTGGGACCTGTCTGGCCACAGGGGCCACAGCTCCGTGTCTGTGGGTCACTCTGGAGCTGAGTGTCCTCCCTGCCCCGAGCCCAGCGGAGCCAGAGTCGGGGGCAGGATGGAAGAGAAGCGTGCCCAGAGCCTCGACGTGAGCCCCTGAGAGCCTCTCCTGGGACACAGCAAGCTCATCAGCTCAAACCAGCGAGGGCGGACTGAGCACCAGCTCCCGCCCCAGGAGTAACATGGACTGTGATGCGGGGGGCTGAGAGGAGGAGGCCGTGCCCCGGACGTCTCAGGAGCTGACAGTCTGGTGCCCCGTGAGACAGCCCCCTCTCAGGAGAGCCACCGTGAAGCTCTGCGCACGAGAGTCAAGTGCCCCAAACTTGGAACTTGGGAGGTGGAAGCAGCTGATCAtctggaggagaaggaggccaCTGTTGGTCAGGGACCAGGGACGACCTCAGGGGGGACCCGTCTGGAGCCAGAGCTTTGGGATAGGGGGCAAGGGGGCGCCGCGGAGGCTGTGAGCATGTTGCTTTGGGCCCGTGCCGCAGAGATAGACGTCACGCTGGCCCTGGTGCTCCCCGCACGTTGGCAGGGAAACGCgtgttttattttacagaacTCAAAATCGCCCAAGTGGAAACGCTCTGTGCCTTGTTTTAAACTCAAGAAAGCGCCGGAAAGGTTTGTTTTGACCAAATGGAAACAACACTCCCATGGACAAGCACTTTctgacacacacaaaacaaatgaaaagctcttgcccactttCCTGACTTTCTCCCCCAGCGATGTCCCCAGTCACACATGTCATAAGGGGCTTGGGACCAGATTCAGACTCTTCCTACAAAAGTGCACAACGCCCAGTCCCTCACCCCACTCCCCCAACGCCAGAGGCGGCTGGGCCAATAACTTGGAGTCAAGTGCGTCCTCCCCATGTTTTCTGACTTTCTCAGGAGAACCTTGGCGTTTTTGTAAATGTTAGCgccaagcttttaaaaattttgtgtggttttttttgggCGGGGGAGTATTTTTACTCTTTACAACAACTTGCCACCCCAATTCGGAAACCTCGTCTAAATTGTGGATCTAGTACTCAGCCAATGATTCTTTCGGTCGTGACTGCATTTGCTGTGAAAATACTCTTTTCCTGGAAGAAACCGCACACCCTTCAGAGGCCAAGGCCGCAGTAGCGTTTATTAGGATACATCAGAGGTAGGTTCACCGTAAAGCTAATGAGCGCAAGCTTCAGGGCTCCTCACTTACCATCCAAGACCTTGTACCTAATTTTGCATCTattgttttgtattctttttcttaaagaacccACACCCGCTCAAATTGTATAAGCTTTGGGGCCCCAACCCTGGACCCCTAGCCCCAGATGCAGTCTTAAAGCCCATGACCTATTAGACCTCATTCTCCTCTAAGGGCAAGGAGCCCCCAGTCTGGTTGATATTTTGTGCTTCTGAGGAACTTTTTCCCGGAGCGGGGGAGCGAAGGATGCTGATGCTTTGAGCTTCCAAATGCTGAGGAGCCATTTCCTGTAACGCGTAGATGCGAGGAAGTAAATGACGGGGTCGATGCTGCAGTTCAAGTTCATGAGGCACACCGTGAGCTGAAGGCACAGTGTGAAAGCCCTCTGCTCGGGGCAGGCTGGCTGGTGGAGCACCTTTCTCACCATGAACTGGATGACAGTGAAGTGGTAGGGGATGAAGCACACAAGCACGGCCACCAGCACCACCAGGGTGAGCAGGCAGGCCCTGCGGTGGTGCCCCTTCCTGCTTGTCAGAGGGTTGTCCCGGGCCGTCCTGCACAGCTTCATGGTGATCCTCACGTAGCGGAAGAGAATGATGCCCACCGGCCTGCAGAAGCTCAGAGCGGAGATCACTAGGACCACGACGGGCAGCGTGAGCACTGGCTGGACGCTGTCATACTCCACGCAGGTCAGCCTGCCGGCCACGAGCTTGGTCATGGAGAGCAGGAGCAGGGGCGCCGTCTGCAGAGACGCCAGGACCCACACAGCCACACAGGTGAGCCTGGCCGGCCGGGGTCCGCAGAGCCGGAGACACTGGTGGGTGCGGACCACAGCCACGTAACGGTCCACGCTCACGCATGCCATCAGGTAGATCCCTGAATAAGTGTTCACGTAGAATATGAAGGCCGTCAGCCTGCAGAGCCCTTCACCGAAAGGCCAGCTGAAGTCCAGCACGTAGTAGGCGATCTTTCCGGGCAGGGCCAGGGTGAACAGGAGGTCGGACACTGCCAGGTGGACCAGGTAGACGTTTGTTGAGTTGATCTTCTTGCCCTTTTGATAAGCAAGGCGAAGGGCAAGGATGTTTCCCAGGGTGCCAAAGACCAAGAAGGCTGTGTAGAACAAAGAGAGCATCACGCTGGCCACCCGGGGTGGGTGGTGAGGGAGGCAGGAGTCGGCGTGGTGGACGAGGCTGTCTGGGTCAGCTGTGCAGGAAGCCATGTCATAGAGGTCCTTGGGGagacaaaacattaaaatgtagTATTGAATCTGTGGGGTTACGCCTCTATCGAGTGATACTTAATAATTCGCTGAAGCCACATGCCCATGGAAAGCGTATatctttattgtttaattttattggattatagttgatttacaatgttgtgttagcgtcaggtgtgcagcaaaatgattcagttacatatacatgtacatatattcattcttttttagattcttttctcatatagggtATCACagattgagttccctgtgctttacagtaggccCTGTTGGTtatgtcttatatatagtagtgtgtgtatgttcaccccaggctcctgatttatcccttcccccagtgtttcccctttggtaaccatcagtttgttttcaatatctgtcagtctgtttctgttttgtaaatggataaagaagatgtggtacatacaagCCTACctctttttaagtaaatttatgtGCAAGTGTGACATACCGTTCCACTCActgttgctatgtaacaaattacccccagaatttagcaacttaaaacacTTTATTATTTTCACGGTCAGGTTTTGAACAGGACACAGTGAGATTGGCTTTTCTCTGCTCCCCACTGTTGGGAGCCTCAGCTGGGAAGAATCGACAGCTGAGGGTTACTCAGTGGCAGGGGCTGGGACCATCTGGAGGTGACTTTACTCAAATGACGCTGACTTTTGGCCAAAGCCTCAACTGGACTGTCAGCTACAGCACCTGCACAAGGGTTCCTCGTGAGGCGGGGGCTTCCTCGCAACATGGTGGCCTGCAAGTACCTCAGTTTCTTACACAGTAGGTTGAGGCTCCATAAGAAAGTgtcccggaaaaaaaaaaaaaaaaaaaaaaagaaagtgtcccAGAAACTAGGTAGAATCTCCGTCTATTaaccatgtcttttattttctatattctagTGCTCTGACATCTTGGGGCCTGGCTGACCCTGGAGGGGCTGCCCTTCCCTGGGTTAACCAGTCCCTTGAGTGTACTTTTCAAATGCAAACCAACCACTCCCACCATCTGCCCTAATCaacccagggccaggtaccagggGCAGCCCCTGTGTCCCAGAGCCCCCTGAGATGATTCAAACAATCCTAAGCCTGCTGACCCTGCCTTGCCTGTTCCCTTCCACCGAAACCACAGTAAAGGCTCTTGCCCACATTTCTGCTCCTCTGGCTCTGTCTCCTGACCAACCCCAGCTCTCCCTCTGTGGCCCCCCGTGATGTGGCATGGCCCCTCTTCTTGGGGTCTGTAAGTAACAAGCTCTCTTTTTCAACAGCAATCATCccctgatctgttggccttacTGACCCTCAGATTTTCTATGAACACACTGTACTCAAAAACACCGCATCAGCTTTTCTAAGCTGGCCTGGGAACTGTGGTATCATCATGTCCGCCTTCTGCTGTTACAAGTGAGTCACAAGCCCACCCAGAATCAAGAAGAGGAGACATAGCTCCCATCTCTCAACAGGAGGAAGGTCAAAGAATTTGCAGCCATTTACAAATCAcaacacacatgcaaaaatgtGCACAAATCATTAAAAGTAGAGCTTGACGACTTTCATAAAGTGAACACGCCTGTGTGATTAGCCCCCAGATTCGGAGACACCTCACCAGCACCCCCAGAAGCTCTcctttgccccccccccccccagtctcTACCTCCACTCAAGGGTAATCAATATCCTAACTTCTAAAATCACAACTCAGTGTGCCCGCTTCTGAActttaagtaaataaatcataCGCCACGGGTATGTGTATTCTCACCCACAGAGCTTCTTTGGGTCAGCATTAGTTTGTGAGATTCACCCGTGCTGTAGTGTAGTTGTGGTGTGGTGTAGTTGTGCTGTGGTGTAGTTGTGCTGTGGTGTAGTTGTGTGGTGTAGTTGTGGTGTGGTGTAGTTGTGGTTTGTTCCTTCTCATTGCTGTATGATAGTCCACTGTGTGTATGCATCACCACCTATTTACATCCATCCTACTGTTGGTGAACATTTCTGTTATATCAAGTTCAGCTATGCATGTTCTTTCACATGTCTTTTATGACACATAAATATCTATTTTGCTGAGTACTGTACATAGCTAGGAGTGGGGCTGGTGAATCACAAGTTCTGCACGTTTCGTTTTAGTAGGTCCTGGCCATCACTTTCCCAAAGCAGCCACTCTGCGTAC harbors:
- the LOC116742874 gene encoding G-protein coupled receptor 183-like, coding for MFCLPKDLYDMASCTADPDSLVHHADSCLPHHPPRVASVMLSLFYTAFLVFGTLGNILALRLAYQKGKKINSTNVYLVHLAVSDLLFTLALPGKIAYYVLDFSWPFGEGLCRLTAFIFYVNTYSGIYLMACVSVDRYVAVVRTHQCLRLCGPRPARLTCVAVWVLASLQTAPLLLLSMTKLVAGRLTCVEYDSVQPVLTLPVVVLVISALSFCRPVGIILFRYVRITMKLCRTARDNPLTSRKGHHRRACLLTLVVLVAVLVCFIPYHFTVIQFMVRKVLHQPACPEQRAFTLCLQLTVCLMNLNCSIDPVIYFLASTRYRKWLLSIWKLKASASFAPPLREKVPQKHKISTRLGAPCP